A single genomic interval of Arachis duranensis cultivar V14167 chromosome 7, aradu.V14167.gnm2.J7QH, whole genome shotgun sequence harbors:
- the LOC107459246 gene encoding universal stress protein PHOS34, producing MSSVAGNLTCVVAAVDGSEQSMTALRWALQNLKLRSPASDSTNAGSFVVLHVQSPPSIATGLNPGAIPFGGPTDLEVPAITAAIEAHQKRITEAVLNHALGICAEFNLAEPRIKTHVVVGDPKEKICEAAQDLNADVLVMGSRAFGPIKRMFLGSVSNYCAHHAQCPVIIIKGKDNVDKKN from the exons ATGTCATCCGTAGCTGGAAACTTAACCTGCGTGGTGGCGGCCGTTGACGGCAGCGAACAGAGCATGACCGCTCTCCGCTGGGCCCTACAAAACCTCAAGCTACGATCACCTGCTTCCGATTCCACCAACGCTGGATCCTTTGTTGTTCTCCACGTCCAATCCCCACCCTCCATCGCCACCGGCCTCAACCCCGGCGCCATCCCCTTCGGCGGCCCAA CTGACCTGGAAGTACCGGCGATCACGGCGGCGATCGAGGCTCACCAGAAGCGTATCACTGAAGCCGTACTCAATCACGCTTTAGGAATTTGCGCTGAATTCAATTTGGCT GAACCGAGGATCAAGACCCATGTCGTTGTGGGAGACCCAAAGGAGAAGATATGTGAAGCTGCACAGGATCTGAATGCTGATGTGCTTGTGATGGGGTCCCGTGCATTTGGCCCTATTAAGAG GATGTTCCTTGGCAGTGTTAGCAACTACTGTGCCCACCATGCTCAGTGCCCAGTCATTATTATCAAGGGAAAGGACAATGTCGACAAGAAAAACTAG